One region of Podospora bellae-mahoneyi strain CBS 112042 chromosome 1 map unlocalized CBS112042p_1.2, whole genome shotgun sequence genomic DNA includes:
- a CDS encoding uncharacterized protein (COG:E; EggNog:ENOG503NVCK): MSFLCRLMPRSFRRRTGAKMTAVHMPRNAATATQTTTAATSTPASITNSDDLSQLNHDQIVFILPATRTKVSSGDGYLIYSLIEVSPETIKIDNSDGVDEKQQPFKLEVTHASQLPKDPELAQLLLPQHPTDGEGSQLPPPHLRSDTHIIVSTRSGIRLAVPFYEVVLRPLLDALGLEDGPKSERGYGYEVTITENEHTIRDFAWTHLTQDRTRKRTIVLLSGDGGVVDLLNGIGEAQEHHDTNEVPTVGILPLGTGNALFHSLHKLEYGRYPEGKGPSSLVLGLRTLFTGRSERLPTFRAEFSRGAKLIGAPKPIVKDGEVEDEGGKGLKEVDHLVGAIVASYGFHASLVWESDTPAYRVHGDKRFGMAAGELLKESHAYDADVEVRLKGQEEFKPLVRKGKGEEGGKYDYVLATMVSNLEKTFTVSPDSKPFEGQLRLVHFGDVGGEKTMEIMQAAYRGGEHIKMEEVGYEEVEAVKVVIKEEDPRWRKVCIDGTIVEIKKGGWMKVRKERGERLKVLVA, encoded by the coding sequence ATGTCGTTCCTTTGCAGGCTCATGCCCCGATCCTTCAGAAGGCGCACAGGCGCCAAAATGACTGCCGTTCACATGCCGAGAAATGCTGCCACAGCGACCCAgacgacaacagcagccacatcaacaccagccagcatcaccaacagcgATGATCTCAGCCAACTCAACCATGATCAAATTGTGTTCATTCTGCCTGCCACCAGAACAAAAGTCTCCAGTGGCGACGGTTACTTGATCTACAGCCTCATTGAGGTGTCGCCTGAAACCATCAAAATCGACAATAGTGATGGTGTGGATGAAAAGCAACAGCCCTTCAAGCTTGAGGTAACACACGCCTCGCAACTACCGAAGGATCCGGAGCTCGCCCAGCTCTTACTACCACAACACCCGACAGACGGGGAAGGATCCCAGCTCCCGCCGCCACATCTCCGATCGGACACCCACATCATCGTTAGTACCAGATCTGGCATCCGACTGGCTGTTCCCTTTTACGAGGTGGTGCTGAGGCCGTTGTTGGATGCGCTCGGACTTGAGGATGGCCCAAAGTCCGAGCGGGGTTATGGATATGAGGTGACCATCACGGAAAACGAGCACACAATTCGGGATTTTGCCTGGACACATCTCACTCAGGATAGGACGAGAAAGAGGACGATTGTGCTGCTGagtggggatggaggggtggtggactTGCTGAATGGGATTGGGGAGGCGCAGGAGCATCATGATACCAATGAGGTGCCCACTGTCGGGATTTTGCCGTTGGGAACGGGAAATGCGCTTTTTCACAGCTTGCACAAGCTTGAATATGGGAGGTATCCAGAGGGGAAGGGGCCAAGCTCGTTGGTTTTGGGGCTGAGGACTTTGTTTACGGGGCGGTCGGAGAGGTTGCCGACTTTTAGGGCCGAGTTTTCTAGGGGGGCGAAGTTGATCGGGGCGCCCAAGCCGATTGTGAAGgacggggaggtggaggatgagggtgggaaggggttgaaggaggtggatCATCTTGTGGGCGCGATTGTGGCTTCTTATGGGTTTCATGCAAGTTTGGTTTGGGAAAGTGATACACCTGCGTATAGGGTTCATGGGGATAAGAGGTTCgggatggcggcgggggagttGTTAAAGGAGTCGCATGCCTATGATGCTGATGTCGAAGTGCGGCTGAAGGGTCAGGAGGAATTCAAGCcgttggtgaggaaggggaagggtgaggaaggtggaaAATATGACTATGTGCTGGCAACCATGGTGTCAAACTTGGAGAAAACGTTTACGGTCAGTCCGGATAGCAAGCCGTTCGAGGGACAGCTGAGGTTGGTGCATTTTGGGGATGTGGGCGGGGAGAAGACGATGGAGATTATGCAGGCGGCATacaggggaggggagcacaTCAAGATGGAGGAAGTTGGGTatgaggaggtcgaggctGTAAAGGTAGTTATCAAAGAGGAAGACCCTAGGTGGCGGAAGGTGTGCATCGATGGCACTATTGTAGAGATTAAGAAGGGGGGCTGGATGAAGGTTAgaaaggagaggggggagagacTGAAGGTTTTAGTTGCATAA